The following are encoded in a window of Corynebacterium marinum DSM 44953 genomic DNA:
- the ftsY gene encoding signal recognition particle-docking protein FtsY, which yields MNMTMWIILAIVVILVLTLIVVVVVGNQRKKAKTVSFEKKEQKELTQQEKSGDYQAKGGFNFAPAAPAEKKEPVLRPGQVLGAEAAAASTPPEAPKVEAPEAQAPKVETPKVETFKAETPKAETPKVEEPKAETPKVEAPKVQTPKVEEPTKVEAPKVEEPKAEAPVDSPVEEKDPGAYITYDAVHPETSQQVVTGEPAGEEAYVTYESHHEDEQDPVHETDRLAGAGAAVTGGAGGAVIAGAAAASGDSDEPETPETVTPVEPETVEEVEVVEEAEEAAEVAQVTVDSAVEALETTPVPDTTPAPAPAPTDDIDPAAGRIGRLRGRLSRSQNAIGQGVLGILSAGDLDEDAWEEIEDTLLMADLGTKVTMNVVDSLREKIAARGVASEDEARVLLREALIESCHPEMDRSIRAMPFEGKPAVILVVGVNGTGKTTTTGKLARVLVSMGHKVLLGAADTFRAAAADQLETWGRRVGAATVRGAEGADPASVAFDAVARGVEEQADVVLIDTAGRLHTATGLMDQLGKVKRVVEKKTAVDEVILVLDATVGQNGLTQARVFREVVDITGIALTKLDGTAKGGIVFQVQEELGVPVKLVGLGEGADDLAPFEVEGFVDALLG from the coding sequence ATGAACATGACCATGTGGATCATTCTCGCAATCGTCGTCATTCTGGTTCTGACGTTGATCGTTGTCGTCGTCGTCGGAAACCAGCGCAAGAAGGCGAAAACCGTCAGCTTCGAGAAGAAGGAACAGAAGGAGCTGACCCAGCAGGAGAAATCCGGCGATTACCAGGCCAAGGGTGGTTTCAACTTCGCTCCGGCGGCCCCTGCCGAGAAGAAGGAACCGGTCCTCCGGCCGGGCCAGGTGCTCGGTGCGGAAGCGGCGGCAGCGTCGACCCCGCCCGAGGCTCCGAAGGTAGAGGCCCCGGAGGCTCAGGCACCGAAGGTGGAGACTCCGAAGGTGGAGACCTTTAAGGCAGAGACGCCGAAGGCAGAGACGCCGAAGGTGGAAGAGCCCAAGGCGGAGACTCCGAAGGTAGAAGCCCCGAAGGTTCAGACGCCGAAGGTGGAAGAGCCCACGAAGGTAGAGGCCCCGAAGGTAGAAGAGCCCAAGGCGGAAGCCCCCGTTGACTCCCCGGTGGAGGAGAAGGACCCGGGCGCCTACATCACCTATGACGCTGTCCACCCGGAGACTTCGCAGCAGGTGGTGACCGGGGAGCCTGCGGGAGAAGAGGCTTACGTCACCTACGAGTCCCACCATGAGGACGAGCAGGACCCCGTGCACGAGACGGACCGGCTCGCGGGTGCGGGCGCTGCGGTCACCGGCGGTGCCGGGGGAGCGGTCATTGCCGGTGCAGCTGCGGCCTCCGGTGACAGCGATGAACCTGAAACCCCGGAGACTGTGACCCCGGTTGAGCCGGAGACTGTCGAAGAGGTCGAGGTCGTCGAGGAGGCGGAAGAGGCTGCGGAGGTCGCGCAGGTCACCGTCGACTCGGCCGTCGAGGCGCTGGAGACCACGCCGGTCCCGGACACCACGCCGGCTCCCGCCCCGGCGCCGACGGACGACATCGATCCGGCCGCCGGCCGTATCGGTCGTCTGCGCGGTCGACTCTCGCGCTCCCAGAACGCGATCGGCCAGGGCGTGCTGGGAATTCTCTCGGCGGGCGACCTGGATGAGGACGCCTGGGAGGAGATCGAGGACACCCTCCTCATGGCCGACCTCGGCACCAAGGTGACGATGAACGTGGTCGATTCGCTGCGGGAGAAGATCGCCGCACGGGGTGTGGCCAGCGAGGACGAGGCGCGCGTACTGCTGCGGGAGGCCCTCATCGAGTCCTGCCACCCGGAGATGGACCGCTCCATCCGGGCGATGCCCTTCGAAGGCAAGCCCGCCGTGATCCTGGTCGTCGGTGTCAACGGCACCGGCAAGACCACGACGACGGGCAAGCTGGCGCGCGTGCTCGTCTCCATGGGGCACAAGGTGCTGCTGGGCGCGGCCGACACGTTCCGTGCGGCGGCTGCCGACCAGCTGGAGACCTGGGGTCGTCGAGTGGGTGCCGCGACCGTGCGCGGAGCGGAGGGGGCGGATCCGGCCTCGGTGGCTTTCGACGCCGTCGCGCGGGGCGTGGAGGAGCAGGCGGACGTCGTGCTCATCGACACCGCCGGCCGTCTGCACACCGCCACCGGCCTCATGGATCAGCTGGGCAAGGTGAAGCGGGTCGTGGAGAAGAAGACCGCGGTGGATGAGGTCATCCTGGTTCTCGACGCCACCGTCGGGCAGAACGGTCTGACCCAGGCGCGGGTGTTCCGCGAGGTCGTGGACATCACCGGCATCGCTCTGACCAAGCTGGACGGCACCGCCAAGGGCGGCATCGTCTTCCAGGTGCAGGAGGAGCTGGGTGTGCCGGTCAAGCTCGTGGGACTGGGCGAGGGCGCGGACGATCTCGCCCCTTTCGAGGTGGAGGGCTTCGTGGACGCGCTGCTCGGCTAG
- the smc gene encoding chromosome segregation protein SMC, producing MHLKSLTLKGFKSFASATTLKFEPGICAVVGPNGSGKSNVVDALAWVMGEQGAKTLRGGKMQDVIFAGAGDRKPLGRAEVTLTIDNSDGALPIDYSEVSITRRMFRDGASEYEINGAKARLMDIQELLSDSGIGREMHVIVGQGRLAQILEARPEERRAFIEEAAGVLKHRRRKEKAQRKLVGMQANLDRLNDLTQELGRQLKPLARQAEAAQRAATVQATLRDARLRLAGDRVHRLRLEFDDADRRARLLAEQVDEVTGALEEAAAEQLALESQVEELAPQAEAAQQLWFTLSTLAERVSATSRIAAERAANAHVVAYTGQDPDALERRAEEAEAEYAGLNETVEIARERLESIRDEVFEREEARREAEAEHMAQVRALADRREGVVRLIAAEESLAGQVTAAEEEIARQTETLAETLARTTSARRDAEAAAEKIRALAGERGPLDDAHVRAASEAGAAEKRLDQLRDRQRERERAVYSLQSRIDTLRQNVPVADVDLGWPTLAGLLRTEQGRAVSAALGAHADALVGAVDEGVVEKLCRASRTVVFDESEGGEPWRLNADLPSGAGWLLDHIDADERVRVPLNRLLADVVLAADPAVARATVEADPRLRAVTPEGVLYGERWVQAGSGVVSPVEVGTQIAAAETELAEARVVLDELSGTLEGARIAADEARVDAAAKKAALRDHDQSLAAWERDLARLNRQYEANKSEHQRAAERATVADARLAGLRGQLNEARDRLARVEDDQATEEPSTLARDEASTALAQVKAMELEAILALRTAEERAEQASGRSVALRRQAAHERRAKASHDEAMRRRRHSAEVAAAVEKGALDVAARVAGATERAALERDGLVRRRAEVGSRLARAKDRVNATRVQLNRLTDNAHAGDIARTQARVRIDEAEAKIVEQLGLAVSDLLAEYTPGGDFDRAAEEQRLARAEKDLRALGKVNPLALEEFRALEERYEFLSTQLDDVVQARKDLTGVIEEVDARILQLFTDAWLDVEEQFPAVFATLFPGGEGRLVLTEPDDMLLTGIEVEARPPGKRVKRLSLLSGGEKSLTALAMLVAIFKARPSPFYVMDEVEAALDDVNLRRLIALFQELRKDSQLIVITHQKPTMDVANVLYGVTMRGDGVTRVISQRMQPAG from the coding sequence GTGCACCTGAAATCGCTGACGCTCAAGGGATTCAAGTCCTTCGCTTCTGCGACGACCCTCAAATTTGAACCGGGTATCTGCGCCGTCGTCGGCCCGAACGGTTCGGGAAAATCCAACGTCGTGGACGCTCTCGCCTGGGTGATGGGCGAACAGGGCGCCAAGACCCTGCGCGGCGGGAAGATGCAGGACGTCATCTTCGCCGGCGCGGGCGACCGCAAGCCGCTCGGCCGCGCCGAGGTGACCCTCACGATCGACAACTCCGACGGCGCCCTGCCCATCGACTACAGCGAGGTCTCCATCACCCGCCGGATGTTCCGCGACGGCGCCAGCGAATACGAGATCAACGGAGCGAAGGCCCGGCTCATGGACATCCAGGAGCTGCTGTCGGACTCCGGCATCGGGCGGGAGATGCACGTCATCGTCGGGCAGGGGCGGCTCGCGCAGATTCTGGAGGCACGCCCGGAGGAGCGCCGCGCCTTCATCGAGGAGGCGGCGGGTGTGCTCAAGCACCGGCGCCGGAAAGAAAAGGCCCAGCGCAAACTCGTCGGGATGCAGGCCAACCTCGACCGCCTGAACGACCTGACACAGGAACTGGGCAGGCAGCTGAAACCGCTGGCCAGGCAGGCGGAGGCGGCACAGCGGGCCGCCACCGTCCAGGCGACGCTCCGGGACGCCCGGCTCCGCCTCGCCGGCGACCGGGTGCACCGGCTCCGCCTGGAGTTCGACGACGCAGACCGGCGCGCCCGGCTGTTGGCGGAACAGGTAGACGAGGTCACCGGGGCACTGGAGGAGGCGGCTGCTGAACAGCTCGCCCTGGAGTCCCAGGTCGAGGAGCTCGCCCCGCAGGCGGAGGCGGCGCAGCAGCTGTGGTTCACGCTCTCGACTCTGGCGGAACGGGTCTCCGCGACCTCCCGGATTGCGGCGGAGCGCGCCGCCAACGCCCACGTCGTGGCCTACACGGGGCAGGATCCGGATGCGCTGGAACGGCGTGCGGAGGAGGCGGAGGCCGAGTACGCCGGACTCAACGAGACCGTGGAGATCGCCCGGGAACGCCTGGAGTCGATCCGCGACGAGGTCTTCGAGCGGGAGGAGGCGCGCCGGGAAGCTGAGGCCGAGCACATGGCGCAGGTGCGTGCCCTCGCGGACCGTCGGGAAGGGGTGGTGCGGTTGATCGCCGCGGAGGAGTCCCTGGCGGGTCAGGTCACGGCCGCGGAGGAAGAGATCGCCAGGCAGACGGAGACCCTCGCCGAGACTCTGGCACGCACGACCTCGGCGCGGCGGGACGCGGAGGCCGCTGCGGAGAAGATCCGGGCGCTGGCGGGGGAGCGCGGCCCGCTCGACGACGCCCACGTCCGGGCGGCCAGCGAAGCCGGCGCGGCGGAAAAGCGGCTCGACCAGTTGCGGGACCGGCAGCGGGAACGGGAGCGGGCGGTGTATTCGCTGCAGTCGAGGATCGACACCCTGCGCCAGAACGTGCCGGTCGCCGACGTGGATCTGGGTTGGCCGACCCTCGCGGGGCTCCTGCGCACAGAGCAGGGCCGGGCGGTGTCGGCGGCGCTCGGGGCGCACGCTGATGCGCTGGTGGGGGCGGTGGACGAGGGGGTCGTCGAGAAGCTCTGCCGGGCCTCCCGCACCGTCGTCTTCGACGAATCCGAGGGTGGTGAGCCGTGGCGGCTCAACGCTGATCTGCCATCCGGGGCGGGCTGGCTGCTCGACCACATCGACGCCGACGAACGCGTCCGGGTGCCGCTCAACCGGCTGCTGGCCGACGTCGTGCTGGCCGCCGATCCGGCCGTCGCCCGTGCCACGGTGGAGGCCGATCCCCGCCTGCGCGCGGTCACCCCGGAGGGCGTGCTCTACGGCGAGCGGTGGGTTCAGGCAGGTTCCGGGGTGGTGTCGCCGGTGGAGGTCGGCACGCAGATCGCCGCGGCGGAGACGGAGCTGGCTGAGGCCCGCGTCGTCCTCGACGAACTCTCCGGCACCCTCGAGGGCGCCCGGATCGCCGCAGACGAGGCGCGTGTCGACGCCGCCGCGAAGAAGGCCGCCCTGCGCGACCACGACCAGTCCCTCGCCGCCTGGGAACGCGACCTCGCGCGGCTGAACAGGCAGTACGAGGCGAACAAGAGTGAGCACCAGCGCGCCGCGGAGCGGGCCACCGTCGCCGACGCCCGCCTGGCCGGCCTCCGAGGGCAGCTCAACGAGGCCCGTGACCGGCTCGCCCGCGTCGAGGACGACCAGGCGACCGAGGAACCCTCCACCCTCGCCCGCGACGAGGCGTCCACCGCGCTCGCCCAGGTCAAGGCGATGGAGCTGGAGGCGATCCTCGCGTTGCGCACCGCCGAGGAGCGTGCGGAGCAGGCCTCCGGGCGGAGTGTGGCGCTGCGCCGCCAGGCTGCCCACGAACGCCGGGCGAAGGCCAGCCACGATGAGGCGATGAGGAGGCGCCGGCACTCGGCCGAGGTGGCCGCGGCGGTGGAGAAGGGGGCGCTGGACGTGGCGGCCCGCGTGGCCGGCGCCACGGAGCGGGCGGCACTCGAGCGCGACGGGCTGGTCCGGCGCCGCGCCGAGGTCGGCTCGCGCCTGGCGCGCGCGAAGGACCGGGTCAACGCCACCCGCGTCCAGCTGAATCGGCTCACCGACAACGCCCATGCCGGCGACATAGCGCGAACCCAGGCGCGGGTGCGTATCGACGAGGCCGAGGCCAAGATCGTCGAGCAGCTCGGCCTGGCCGTCTCCGACCTCCTGGCGGAGTACACCCCCGGCGGGGATTTCGACCGCGCGGCGGAGGAGCAGCGGCTAGCCCGGGCGGAGAAGGACCTCCGCGCCCTGGGCAAGGTCAACCCGCTGGCACTGGAGGAGTTCCGGGCGTTGGAGGAGCGTTACGAGTTCCTGTCCACCCAGCTCGACGACGTCGTCCAGGCGCGCAAGGACCTCACCGGTGTCATCGAGGAGGTCGACGCCCGGATCCTCCAGCTGTTCACCGACGCCTGGCTCGATGTCGAGGAGCAGTTCCCGGCGGTGTTCGCCACCCTGTTTCCGGGCGGCGAGGGCAGACTGGTGCTCACCGAACCCGACGACATGCTGCTGACCGGCATCGAGGTCGAGGCGCGTCCGCCCGGGAAACGGGTCAAGCGGCTGTCGCTGCTCTCGGGCGGCGAGAAGTCCCTGACGGCGCTGGCGATGCTCGTGGCCATCTTCAAGGCGCGGCCCAGCCCCTTCTATGTCATGGACGAGGTCGAGGCGGCCCTCGACGACGTCAACCTGCGCCGCCTCATCGCGTTGTTCCAGGAACTCCGGAAGGACTCGCAGCTCATCGTCATCACGCACCAGAAGCCGACGATGGATGTGGCCAACGTCCTCTACGGCGTGACCATGCGTGGCGACGGGGTCACCCGAGTCATCTCCCAGCGCATGCAGCCCGCCGGGTAG